A single region of the Borrelia hermsii DAH genome encodes:
- the lon gene encoding endopeptidase La, with protein MKRKEIEYSMEEVKDTVSKGKKRSKKSGGILPHFDKPVRVPLIAVPSHPVFPGMFIPIVIVSDIDMKAVDYVIKGNGIISLFVLRDKFLEKAGSKNDKLIINHKKDIYSVGITAKIVKKINLPDGGYNIFVSTIDRVRFVKVVLNEDFPIIEVDYLKQIPIKKDDVQSKAIYSSILLRTKEIFSHRKMPEFQLNMVNIEDKGRLCDVVAGMIASSKDAHQEVLETLSVKDRLKKVLELIYEELNLIEIQNKIAKGIQEKLEKQQKEFFLKEQLKAIKAELGVGDEKSSEFLKLKGKINALALKGEALEAVERELEKFSFLEKHSSEYIVVRNYLELITNLPWGESKVNFDGFNLQRAEKILDKTHYGMREVKDRIIEYISVLKLRKSQKGAIMLLVGPPGVGKTSIGTAVAEVLKTKFFRFSVGGMRDESEIKGHRRTYVGALPGKIIQGLRITKTNSPVFLIDEIDKVSASNYGDPFSALLEVLDPEQNINFRDHYLDLPFDISNVFFILTANSLETIPTPLLNRMEVIQLSGYVDDEKIEIARKYLIPKVLKENGVNKDSLKFQGSALVQIAREYARDNGLRNFEKYLKQIVRKIARKLIEDKSVKAYQISKENLEEYIGIPVFRKEEFLHKVMSPGMVMGLAWTNYGGSTLVIETVKTESKSPGIKLTGRLGDVMKESANIAFTYVNSISNELKVNKSFFEKYMIHLHIPEGATPKDGPSAGITIASAFISLALNKTVRPHLAMTGELSLTGNVMAIGGLRAKIIAAKRSGVGHIIIPKSNKVDLDDIPINIKSGINFHLVDNMREVIKLLF; from the coding sequence ATGAAGCGTAAGGAGATTGAATATTCTATGGAGGAAGTAAAAGATACTGTTTCTAAGGGAAAGAAGCGTTCGAAAAAATCTGGAGGCATTTTACCGCATTTTGACAAACCCGTGAGAGTGCCTTTAATTGCAGTGCCATCGCATCCTGTATTTCCAGGTATGTTTATTCCAATTGTTATAGTCTCTGATATTGATATGAAGGCTGTTGATTATGTGATTAAAGGCAATGGTATTATCTCCTTATTTGTATTGCGTGATAAATTTTTAGAAAAGGCAGGCAGTAAGAATGATAAATTGATTATCAATCATAAGAAGGATATTTATTCCGTTGGTATTACTGCTAAAATAGTGAAAAAAATTAATCTTCCTGATGGTGGATATAATATTTTTGTTTCAACTATTGATAGAGTTAGGTTTGTTAAGGTTGTTCTTAATGAAGATTTTCCGATAATTGAAGTTGATTATTTAAAGCAGATTCCGATTAAAAAGGATGATGTTCAGTCAAAGGCAATTTATAGCAGCATTTTGCTTAGAACCAAAGAAATATTCTCACATAGAAAGATGCCCGAATTTCAGTTAAACATGGTGAACATTGAAGATAAGGGTAGATTGTGTGATGTTGTTGCAGGAATGATCGCATCTTCAAAAGATGCTCATCAGGAAGTGCTTGAGACTTTAAGCGTTAAGGATAGGCTTAAAAAGGTCTTGGAGTTGATTTATGAAGAATTAAATTTAATTGAGATTCAAAATAAAATTGCTAAAGGTATTCAGGAAAAGTTAGAAAAACAACAAAAAGAATTCTTTTTAAAGGAACAACTTAAAGCTATTAAGGCTGAACTTGGTGTTGGTGATGAAAAGAGTAGTGAATTTTTAAAACTTAAAGGCAAAATTAATGCTTTAGCATTAAAGGGAGAGGCTTTAGAAGCAGTGGAGAGGGAACTTGAAAAATTTTCATTTCTTGAAAAACATTCATCTGAATATATTGTGGTTAGAAATTACCTTGAACTTATTACAAACCTTCCTTGGGGAGAATCAAAAGTTAATTTTGATGGGTTTAATTTGCAAAGGGCAGAAAAGATTTTAGATAAAACGCATTATGGCATGAGAGAAGTTAAAGATAGAATTATTGAATATATTTCTGTTCTTAAATTAAGAAAATCTCAAAAAGGAGCTATTATGCTTTTAGTTGGACCTCCTGGGGTTGGTAAAACTTCAATAGGAACAGCTGTTGCTGAGGTTCTTAAAACTAAATTTTTTAGGTTTTCTGTGGGTGGCATGAGGGATGAATCAGAAATTAAGGGACATAGAAGAACTTATGTTGGAGCATTGCCTGGAAAAATTATTCAAGGACTAAGAATTACAAAGACAAACTCTCCCGTTTTTTTAATAGACGAAATTGATAAGGTTTCAGCATCTAATTATGGAGATCCATTCTCAGCTCTCCTTGAGGTTTTAGATCCCGAGCAGAATATTAATTTTAGAGATCATTATCTTGATTTGCCTTTTGATATTTCTAATGTGTTTTTTATTTTGACAGCTAATTCTCTTGAGACAATACCTACACCTTTATTAAATAGAATGGAAGTAATTCAGCTTTCAGGATATGTTGATGATGAGAAAATAGAGATAGCAAGAAAATATTTAATACCAAAGGTCTTAAAGGAAAATGGTGTTAATAAGGATTCTTTAAAATTTCAAGGCTCAGCTCTTGTTCAAATCGCTAGGGAATATGCCAGAGATAATGGACTTAGGAATTTTGAGAAGTATTTAAAGCAAATTGTTCGCAAAATTGCAAGAAAACTTATTGAAGATAAGTCTGTTAAGGCATATCAAATTTCTAAGGAAAATTTGGAAGAATATATTGGTATTCCTGTATTTAGAAAAGAAGAATTTTTGCATAAAGTCATGTCACCAGGTATGGTAATGGGTCTTGCGTGGACTAATTATGGTGGGTCGACTTTGGTAATTGAAACTGTAAAAACTGAGTCTAAGTCCCCTGGTATTAAGTTGACAGGTAGACTTGGAGATGTTATGAAGGAATCTGCAAATATCGCGTTTACTTATGTGAACAGTATTAGTAATGAGCTTAAGGTAAACAAGTCTTTTTTTGAAAAATATATGATTCATTTGCATATTCCAGAAGGAGCTACACCAAAAGATGGACCTTCAGCTGGGATTACTATTGCTAGTGCTTTTATATCTCTAGCTCTTAATAAAACGGTAAGACCTCATTTGGCTATGACTGGAGAGTTATCATTAACAGGCAATGTAATGGCTATTGGGGGATTGAGAGCAAAAATAATTGCTGCTAAACGAAGTGGGGTTGGGCATATTATTATTCCTAAATCAAATAAAGTGGATCTTGATGACATTCCTATTAACATCAAGAGTGGCATAAATTTTCATCTTGTAGATAATATGAGAGAAGTTATTAAATTATTATTTTAA
- the recJ gene encoding single-stranded-DNA-specific exonuclease RecJ, whose protein sequence is MKIWKKKEIDIPKENVVNIAKKYNISLLEATLLLRREIKEEDFLFFIESSVNLMHNPFLLKNIDKFTYRMNEAIAEKENVLIFGDKDADGITATIIMYETLKDFGINVTYKIPSNGEFYGLTKEIIDKAFEDKISIIITVDCGISNIEEANYARSKNIEVIITDHHLPNKEIDIENIIIDPHLKGDPSPFKEIAGCYVSFKACLALYLSTTNLYNKNMVFLFLERLNNNITLHAIEINNYMFKKYIALESNNDLQININKLEEFSKSKYVIVFNKNEQNQLLNEFFNYKIDIETIDISENFVKKYPKFAKKTLKELMQITKYCKYRKTDTKEKLYYVFYNIIFEVNKDLLKNCLKRLKFVAIGTIADNMPIINENRIVVKEGLKEIALRENISINYLLKEVNILTKPIITSTDIAFKVAPILNSTGRLEKADITIQFLLAEDTNQIENKFKEIKNINTLRKRKEEASWIAHDENTIFKNDKFIVCYDKQTPKGISSRMATRLSAYYQKVAVFLTKQENIIKGSIRSNNKVNSKELISMIPSHLIINSGGHKAAAGFTLYEAVLNEFIKELENALDKIEYKEIHEDSILIDAIIPKDFNKRELLKIIDLFEPYGHGFREFILMMEDIYIQDLRTIDKNGTSKHISMKIKNNKDYYRAIYFNGTQKIQELGIKDGQNIDIIFTVGEDLYNQNDKILKIIDIKKRKN, encoded by the coding sequence ATGAAAATTTGGAAAAAAAAAGAAATTGATATCCCAAAAGAAAATGTAGTCAATATCGCAAAAAAATATAACATTAGCCTTCTTGAAGCAACACTACTACTTAGAAGAGAAATTAAAGAAGAAGATTTTCTATTTTTTATTGAAAGTAGTGTAAATTTAATGCACAATCCATTTTTATTAAAAAACATAGACAAATTCACTTATAGAATGAATGAAGCTATTGCGGAGAAGGAAAATGTATTAATATTTGGAGATAAGGATGCTGACGGTATCACAGCTACAATCATAATGTATGAAACTCTTAAAGATTTTGGAATAAATGTAACCTATAAGATACCCTCCAATGGGGAATTTTACGGTCTTACAAAAGAGATCATTGATAAGGCATTTGAAGATAAAATCTCAATAATAATTACTGTTGATTGTGGAATTTCCAATATTGAAGAAGCAAACTATGCAAGATCAAAAAACATAGAAGTAATAATTACAGATCATCATCTTCCAAACAAAGAAATTGACATAGAAAATATCATTATTGATCCTCATTTAAAAGGAGATCCCTCTCCATTTAAAGAAATAGCTGGATGTTACGTAAGTTTTAAAGCATGTCTTGCATTATACCTATCCACTACCAATCTTTATAATAAAAACATGGTATTTTTATTTCTAGAAAGATTAAATAATAACATTACACTTCATGCAATAGAAATAAACAACTACATGTTTAAAAAGTACATCGCCCTCGAAAGCAATAATGACTTGCAAATCAATATTAATAAGCTAGAAGAATTCTCAAAAAGTAAATACGTAATTGTATTTAATAAAAATGAACAAAATCAACTCCTAAATGAGTTCTTTAATTATAAAATAGATATCGAAACAATTGATATTAGTGAAAATTTTGTAAAAAAATATCCTAAATTTGCCAAAAAAACACTAAAAGAACTAATGCAAATTACCAAATATTGTAAATATAGAAAAACTGATACTAAAGAAAAACTATATTACGTATTTTACAACATAATATTTGAAGTAAATAAAGATTTACTAAAAAACTGTCTTAAAAGACTTAAATTTGTCGCAATAGGAACCATTGCTGATAATATGCCAATTATTAATGAAAATCGAATAGTTGTAAAAGAAGGACTTAAAGAAATCGCACTAAGAGAAAACATATCCATTAATTACCTATTAAAAGAAGTTAATATACTAACAAAACCAATCATCACTTCAACAGATATTGCATTTAAAGTCGCTCCAATATTAAATTCAACAGGCAGACTTGAGAAAGCAGATATTACAATTCAATTTTTATTAGCCGAAGATACTAATCAGATAGAAAATAAGTTTAAAGAAATCAAAAACATAAATACTTTAAGAAAACGCAAGGAAGAAGCATCTTGGATTGCACATGATGAGAATACCATTTTCAAAAATGATAAATTCATAGTATGTTACGACAAACAAACTCCAAAAGGAATTAGTTCTCGAATGGCAACAAGACTTTCCGCTTATTATCAAAAAGTTGCCGTTTTCCTAACAAAACAAGAAAATATCATTAAAGGCTCCATAAGATCAAACAATAAAGTAAATTCAAAAGAATTAATTTCAATGATACCAAGTCATTTAATAATAAATTCTGGGGGACACAAAGCTGCTGCTGGATTTACACTCTATGAGGCTGTATTAAATGAATTCATAAAAGAACTTGAAAACGCTCTTGACAAAATAGAATACAAAGAAATACATGAAGATTCAATACTAATCGATGCAATTATACCTAAAGACTTCAATAAGAGAGAACTTTTAAAAATAATAGACTTATTTGAACCTTACGGACATGGTTTTAGAGAATTTATTCTAATGATGGAAGATATATACATTCAAGATCTAAGAACAATTGACAAAAATGGAACTTCAAAACATATAAGCATGAAAATCAAAAATAATAAAGATTATTATAGGGCTATTTACTTTAATGGCACTCAAAAAATCCAAGAACTTGGTATTAAAGATGGCCAAAATATAGACATAATATTCACAGTTGGTGAAGACCTTTACAATCAAAACGACAAAATTTTAAAAATTATTGATATCAAAAAGAGAAAAAATTAG
- a CDS encoding M23 family metallopeptidase, with the protein MLNIKSLLFILITGLFKINAVNNDIIKIYYKKEAFQGENIYFASTKNFKKLSLLGTNQKPILSASPFKFNVGKREYHIAIIGVTPMIKEGKKKIKIEFANKEYIKEIEIKKFAFKKTTVKLNKTKSKLIKSQQSPKAKEQALTLWNIIGNIGDTTIYHYDTLVHPIKDQYKITSPYGDQRIYMQDNKKISNHKMHNGKDYAPLKREKTPIFAAGRGKVVFARNREITGKTVIIQHLPGVFTIYLHLSKFGVKEHKIVNTGEYIGHVGNTGISTGPHLHFEVRINGVAVNPDFFLEQMLIDKNQIINNTKRIE; encoded by the coding sequence GTGCTTAATATTAAAAGCCTTTTATTTATATTGATAACAGGATTATTTAAGATAAATGCAGTAAATAATGATATCATAAAAATTTACTATAAAAAAGAAGCTTTTCAGGGAGAAAATATCTACTTTGCAAGCACCAAAAATTTCAAAAAATTGTCTCTTTTAGGTACAAATCAAAAACCTATTTTAAGTGCTTCCCCTTTCAAATTCAACGTAGGAAAAAGAGAATATCATATAGCCATAATAGGAGTCACACCAATGATCAAAGAAGGAAAAAAGAAAATCAAAATAGAATTTGCAAATAAAGAATACATAAAGGAAATAGAGATAAAAAAATTTGCATTTAAAAAAACAACAGTCAAACTTAACAAAACAAAATCCAAACTTATTAAAAGTCAACAATCACCTAAAGCAAAAGAACAAGCTCTCACGTTATGGAACATAATTGGCAATATAGGAGATACAACAATTTACCACTACGATACATTGGTTCATCCAATAAAAGATCAATATAAAATAACTAGTCCTTATGGGGACCAAAGAATTTATATGCAAGACAATAAAAAAATATCAAACCATAAAATGCATAATGGAAAAGATTATGCTCCACTTAAAAGAGAAAAAACACCTATTTTCGCAGCTGGTAGAGGGAAAGTAGTATTTGCAAGAAATAGAGAAATTACTGGTAAGACCGTAATTATCCAACATTTACCAGGGGTATTTACAATTTATTTACATCTCTCAAAATTTGGAGTTAAAGAGCACAAAATAGTAAATACAGGAGAATATATTGGTCATGTTGGCAACACAGGAATTTCAACAGGACCCCACCTACATTTCGAAGTCAGAATCAATGGCGTTGCAGTAAATCCAGATTTTTTCTTAGAACAAATGCTTATTGACAAAAATCAAATAATCAATAACACTAAAAGGATAGAGTAA
- the rpsU gene encoding 30S ribosomal protein S21, with amino-acid sequence MVTVNVDKNEGLEKALKRFKRMIEKEAIIREWKRREYYEKPSTIRVKKEKAFKRKQAKKVRKLKQKIGK; translated from the coding sequence TTGGTAACTGTCAATGTTGACAAAAATGAAGGACTAGAAAAAGCATTAAAACGTTTCAAACGAATGATTGAAAAAGAAGCAATAATTAGAGAATGGAAAAGAAGAGAATATTACGAAAAACCATCCACCATTCGCGTCAAAAAAGAAAAAGCATTCAAAAGAAAACAAGCAAAAAAAGTAAGAAAGCTAAAACAAAAAATCGGAAAATAA
- a CDS encoding DNA translocase FtsK — protein sequence MKNFYHYFQFLFFFMLGVISFSLFVALTPVGNIFIFFVFNLIGHMLLNTFSFLSFYLILYPLVNWYVYRTNMLSKRFIFNWNYTVILFFTLTFWLKINSKLEGSNFINWFLSNFGIMLGNFFVFLILVLELIVWIYLNYVFFKDTSFILNTFHFIVFKFKILFESVFACFPFLSTLKIKKNIKVYKDCDGNLDTNKTSDREDNIINDEEYQALWSFKAFLRKPNKPLDVDLDKTIFGKSKVRDEKLSEEQSFKESQCDLNIEDDSKYKVLTEFEDNKLVSGGKIKASDIRHKGIINNIAKSNGGDLLVDKDIGKYLIDISVFDQREPTSEAEDIEYEKEIQRQSMILQETFREFNINAKLIDVIKGPVVTMYAVRPDKGIKLSRITSISDNIALRLAAVRVRIIAPIPGKEAVGIEIPNKRRKFILISEIINSKEFQNDFKVPFALGKEINGSNVVFDLITAPHLLIAGATGAGKSVCVNSLIASIIFSKSPDDVKLVLIDPKVVELKLFNDIPHLLTPVITDVNRALEALRWCLDEMERRYVLLDNFLVRDINAYNKKILEEGLNEAPLPYLVIIIDEFADLILSARKDLENLISRLAAMARAVGMHLVLATQRPSVDVITGVIKANFPSRISFMVASSMDSRIILGASGAEKLLGKGDMLYVSPTTPFPQRIQGGFLNEKEVYRLVGEVKKFGTPNYIDDEIFIDSAVAADTVVLNPSDEPMFEEAIEIVRSTKKASASYLQRRLKIGYNRAARIIELMEEMGYIGPVNGSKPRDVFI from the coding sequence ATGAAAAATTTTTATCATTATTTTCAGTTTTTATTTTTTTTTATGTTGGGTGTTATATCATTCTCGCTTTTTGTGGCATTAACTCCTGTAGGAAATATATTCATATTTTTTGTTTTTAATCTCATAGGTCATATGCTTCTAAATACTTTTTCTTTTTTGTCATTTTATCTGATACTTTATCCGCTTGTAAATTGGTATGTTTATCGCACCAATATGCTTAGCAAGAGATTTATATTTAATTGGAATTATACGGTTATTTTATTTTTTACTTTAACATTTTGGTTAAAAATTAATTCTAAGCTTGAGGGTTCTAATTTTATTAATTGGTTTTTAAGTAATTTTGGGATTATGCTTGGTAATTTTTTTGTTTTTCTTATCTTAGTTTTGGAACTTATTGTTTGGATTTACTTAAACTATGTCTTTTTTAAAGATACTAGCTTTATTTTAAATACTTTCCATTTTATAGTATTTAAATTTAAAATCTTGTTTGAAAGTGTGTTTGCCTGTTTTCCGTTTTTAAGTACTCTAAAAATTAAAAAAAATATTAAAGTTTATAAAGATTGTGATGGTAATTTAGATACAAATAAGACTTCTGATCGGGAAGATAATATTATTAATGATGAAGAGTATCAGGCTTTATGGTCTTTTAAAGCCTTTTTGAGAAAGCCCAATAAGCCTTTAGATGTTGATTTAGATAAAACTATTTTTGGTAAGTCAAAGGTGAGAGATGAAAAATTATCAGAAGAGCAATCTTTTAAAGAGTCTCAGTGTGATTTAAATATTGAAGATGATTCTAAGTATAAAGTGTTAACAGAATTTGAGGATAATAAGTTAGTATCTGGTGGGAAAATTAAGGCTAGTGATATAAGACATAAAGGAATAATAAATAATATTGCCAAGAGTAATGGTGGAGACTTATTAGTAGATAAGGATATTGGTAAGTATTTAATAGATATTTCTGTTTTTGATCAAAGAGAACCTACAAGTGAAGCTGAAGATATTGAATATGAGAAAGAAATTCAAAGGCAATCGATGATTTTACAAGAAACTTTTAGAGAATTTAATATTAATGCCAAGCTTATTGATGTTATTAAAGGACCTGTTGTTACAATGTATGCTGTTCGTCCTGATAAAGGTATTAAGCTTTCAAGAATAACTTCTATATCTGATAATATAGCCTTAAGACTTGCAGCAGTTCGGGTTAGGATTATTGCGCCAATACCTGGTAAAGAAGCTGTTGGGATTGAAATTCCTAATAAAAGACGAAAATTTATTTTGATCTCAGAAATAATAAATAGTAAAGAATTTCAAAATGATTTTAAGGTACCTTTTGCGCTTGGTAAAGAAATTAATGGCAGTAATGTTGTTTTTGACCTTATTACCGCTCCCCATCTTTTAATAGCAGGTGCTACTGGTGCTGGGAAGTCGGTTTGTGTGAATTCACTAATTGCTTCAATTATTTTTTCAAAATCACCAGATGATGTCAAACTTGTATTAATAGATCCCAAAGTGGTTGAGCTTAAGCTTTTTAATGATATTCCACATTTGTTAACCCCAGTTATTACTGATGTAAATAGAGCCTTGGAAGCCCTTCGTTGGTGTCTTGATGAGATGGAGAGAAGATATGTTCTTCTTGATAATTTTCTTGTTAGAGATATTAATGCTTATAATAAAAAAATACTGGAAGAGGGGTTAAATGAAGCGCCATTACCTTATTTGGTAATCATTATTGATGAATTCGCAGATTTGATCCTTTCTGCAAGAAAAGATTTAGAAAATTTGATTTCTAGGCTTGCGGCTATGGCTAGAGCCGTTGGAATGCATTTAGTTCTTGCTACTCAAAGGCCATCAGTTGATGTTATTACGGGAGTAATAAAGGCTAATTTTCCCTCAAGGATTTCTTTTATGGTTGCTAGTTCTATGGATTCAAGGATAATTCTTGGGGCATCAGGTGCTGAGAAACTTTTAGGAAAAGGAGATATGCTTTATGTTAGCCCTACTACACCTTTTCCCCAAAGAATTCAAGGTGGATTTTTGAATGAAAAAGAAGTTTACAGATTAGTTGGGGAAGTCAAAAAATTTGGTACCCCGAATTATATTGATGATGAGATATTTATTGATAGTGCTGTTGCAGCTGATACTGTGGTTTTAAATCCTTCAGATGAGCCCATGTTTGAGGAAGCTATTGAAATTGTTCGCTCTACTAAAAAAGCATCTGCGTCTTATCTGCAAAGACGATTAAAGATAGGATATAATAGGGCTGCACGGATTATTGAGCTAATGGAAGAAATGGGATATATAGGTCCTGTAAATGGTTCAAAACCCCGAGATGTTTTTATTTAA
- a CDS encoding undecaprenyl-diphosphate phosphatase — protein MENVLRVVILGFIQGIAEFLPISSSGHLLLLKKFMHIDLPIVFDIYLHLATVLVVMIYYCRRILELVAVLVKFVLGKTTECDFAKLRLILLILIITIITAFIGIFIEMFKGLFTLNLVLINFIVTSILLFLLESRIVIFDLKRNILLAGCLIGTMQGIGAMPGISRSGITIFASVLLGFSRSESFEISFLSLIPIVFGSLLLKYKELFESDMLFSIFEINLGAIIAFLVGLFSISLFVKMLQDSKLYYFSVYLIILVSLVYFLF, from the coding sequence ATGGAAAATGTTTTAAGAGTTGTGATTTTAGGCTTTATTCAAGGAATTGCTGAATTTTTGCCCATATCTAGTTCAGGGCATTTATTGCTTTTAAAAAAGTTTATGCATATTGATCTCCCAATAGTATTTGATATTTATTTGCACCTTGCAACTGTTTTAGTTGTAATGATTTATTATTGCAGGCGTATATTAGAACTTGTGGCAGTCTTAGTAAAATTTGTTTTAGGAAAAACTACTGAATGTGATTTTGCCAAATTAAGATTAATATTACTCATATTAATAATCACTATTATTACAGCATTTATTGGAATTTTTATAGAAATGTTTAAGGGATTATTTACTCTTAATTTGGTTTTAATTAATTTTATTGTGACAAGTATTTTATTGTTTTTACTTGAATCTAGGATTGTAATTTTTGATTTGAAAAGGAATATCTTGCTTGCGGGGTGTTTGATTGGGACTATGCAGGGAATTGGAGCTATGCCGGGTATTTCTCGTTCAGGAATTACAATTTTTGCTTCAGTTTTGCTTGGGTTTAGCAGGTCAGAGTCATTTGAGATTTCATTTTTATCTTTGATTCCTATTGTTTTTGGAAGTTTACTTTTAAAGTATAAGGAGTTATTTGAATCAGATATGCTTTTTAGTATTTTTGAGATAAATCTGGGGGCAATTATTGCTTTTCTGGTTGGATTATTTTCAATTAGTTTATTTGTTAAAATGCTTCAAGATAGTAAACTTTATTATTTTTCGGTTTATTTAATTATACTTGTAAGCTTAGTTTATTTCCTTTTTTGA